From Solanum lycopersicum chromosome 8, SLM_r2.1, the proteins below share one genomic window:
- the LOC138337869 gene encoding uncharacterized protein yields MARFEDMLHKMMRRFDASDEHIKELRCDLTGIVQKVDTQAISIKQIELQMAQLSVIVNTRQPGTLPNNTVQNQKNDAHCIAITTRGGKQTIDPPMPSNQEKMRKDDDKVVRGSGEVEESTGKDVEVPMKVILMPRPPPPFHQRLVQKTKDGKYWRFITMLKQHSINVPLVEAFEQMLGYAMFMKDLVTKKRSVTFEDYDRLQHCSAIATRSLVQKKEDPGAFTIPCTVRSLYFAKALCDLGASINLMPLSIYKKLGLVDPKSTAMRLLMADRTV; encoded by the coding sequence ATGGCACGatttgaggatatgttgcacaaaatgatgaggaggtttgatgctagtgatgagcacattaaagagttaaggtgtgatttaaCAGGTATTGtgcaaaaagtcgatacacaagcaatatcgattaagcaaatcgagttgcaaatggcccaattatctgtgattgtgaacacacggcaaccgggcactcttcctaatAACACCGtccaaaatcagaaaaatgaTGCACATTGTATAGCAATAACCACTCgtggtggcaagcaaaccattgacccacctatgccgtctaatcaGGAAAAaatgagaaaggatgatgataaggtggtaaggggtagtggtgaagtagaagagagcactggaaaagatgtggaagtccctatgaaggtaattctcatgcctagaccaccaccacccttccatCAGAGATTAGTGCAAAAGaccaaggatggtaaatattggCGTTTTATTACAATGCTGAAGCAAcattctatcaatgtccctctGGTAGAAGCTTTTGAACAAATGCTCGGTTAtgccatgtttatgaaagatctggttacaaagaaaaggtcggtcactttcgaggattatgatagactgcagcattgcagtgctattgctacaagatctcttgtacaaaagaaagaagatccgggtgcgttcactattccttgtacagtcagGTCATTAtattttgcaaaagcattatgtgatctgggggcaagcataaatctcatgcccctctcgatttacaagaagttgggtttggttGACCCAAAatccactgcgatgcggctattgatggctgatcgaacagtgtaa